Proteins found in one Hirundo rustica isolate bHirRus1 chromosome Z, bHirRus1.pri.v3, whole genome shotgun sequence genomic segment:
- the LOC120765797 gene encoding MLV-related proviral Env polyprotein-like: MPSPFIAEIVEGRCQKELQELRCNSPQVKKANWYSHVVRSRRAGQSLLKNSPAAEKMIPLVARRTRVDERGRGRKTGGGKSLAYGTTRRCSLNCQKNGTDSITEFWHCYHQRELSEKKEYKIASETKHPNLHTIIWMLSLLVCCTTAEHDNPHQPFKWSLIRWEDHKVLSSMITPGNPSFQCELKDLFPVWPPVFLGAFYFCPASNPGKPYCNYPGHYYCAYWGCKTVSYGFPPGGGKDQFISVKWYPYGCKEPQIWRDGGLGRRGNCKGIWINVTKGEDQAWVTGKLWGARLWEPGTDRGGHFFIKKEPAPQDSELIGPNSVLQKEPELEQQYKDQRDKIKNSNVAPTVKGVVKTGLEYSALWKIMQASYQLLNITHPNLTQECWLCHSIRPPFYKGIGSTQKVRRINGTNPAQCLWKQNKTETKGVTLSQVTGKGRCIGKIPPEKEYLCGIIMTQREEDKPAGWLLPAANTKWVCNNIGVTPCLSLKVFNYARDYCIQVTIVPRIIYHSTDYIYQQHTTAEHHLVKREPFTALTIATLLTIGGIGAGTGVASLINQQKEMKTLQMSVDEDLGRIEQAIDGLVKSVRSLSEVVLQNRRALDLLFLQQGGLCVALKEECCAYADHMGVVIDTMTELRNRLEQRKREREANQNWYESWFDYSPWLTTLLSTIAGPLILLILGLTFGPCIFNKLITIVKGHLEAAHLMLIRAKYESLPKDSEDEKLEWARQELERFNEQI; the protein is encoded by the coding sequence ATGCCCAGTCCATTCATAGCAGAAATAGTTGAAGGGCGTTGCCAAAAGGAGCTACAGGAGCTCAGGTGCAACTCTCCACAAGTTAAAAAAGCGAACTGGTATTCTCATGTTGTCCGAAGTCGTAGAGCAGGGCAATCCCTCCTGAAGAAttcccctgctgccgagaagatgatACCCCTCGTGGCTCGACGCACCCGAGTCGACGAgcgaggcagagggagaaaaactggTGGAGGAAAGAGCCTCGCTTATGGGACAACAAGGCGATGTTCACTGAACTGCCAAAAGAATGGGACTGATAGTATTACTGAGTTTTGGCATTGTTACCACCAGAGagagctttcagaaaagaaagaatacaaaatagcCAGTGAGACCAAGCACCCGAATCTGCACACCATAATATGGATGCTATCATTATTAGTATGTTGTACTACCGCAGAGCACGATAACCCCCATCAACCCTTTAAGTGGTCCTTGATCCGATGGGAAGACCATAAAGTATTGTCCTCCATGATTACCCCAGGGAATCCCTCTTTTCAGTGTGAATTGAAAgatctttttccagtttggccACCTGTATTCCTTGgggccttttatttttgtcctgcctCAAATCCGGGAAAACCATATTGTAACTATCCTGGGCATTATTATTGTGCATACTGGGGATGCAAAACAGTATCCTATGGATTCCCCCCCGGAGGAGGAAAAGATCAATTCATATCCGTAAAATGGTATCCCTATGGATGTAAAGAACCCCAAATATGGCGAGATGGAGGGCTAGGACGGCGGGGGAATTGTAAAGGAATTTGgataaatgttactaaaggtgAAGATCAAGCTTGGGTAACAGGAAAACTGTGGGGAGCACGATTATGGGAACCTGGTACAGACAGAGGGGGACACTTCTTTATCAAAAAGGAACCAGCACCACAAGACTCAGAACTTATTGGGccaaattctgtgctgcagaaagaacCGGAATTAGAACAACAATATAAGGACCAAAGAGACAAGATAAAGAATAGTAACGTAGCCCCGACTGTTAAAGGAGTTGTAAAAACAGGACTAGAGTATAGTGcattgtggaaaataatgcaagctagttaccaattattaaatataacacATCCGAATTTGACCCAAGAATGCTGGCTGTGTCATAGCATTAGGCCTCCCTTTTATAAAGGTATAGGTAGTACACAAAAAGTACGACGTATCAATGGAACCAATCCAGCGCAAtgcctttggaaacagaataaaactgaaacaaaagggGTAACCTTATCCCAAGTAACGGGTAAAGGGAGGTGTATAGGAAAAATACCACCAGAAAAGGAATACTTATGTGGAATAATTATGACACAAAGAGAAGAGGATAAACCTGCAGGATGGCTCCTCCCTGCAGCGAATACAAAGTGGGTATGCAACAATATAGGCGTTACCCCCTGTTTatcattaaaagtttttaattatgCTCGAGATTACTGTATCCAAGTAACCATTGTCCCCAGAATAATTTACCACTCAACTGATTATATTTACCAGCAACATACTACTGCAGAGCATCATCTAGTAAAAAGGGAACCCTTTACGGCCCTGACCATTGCAACCCTGCTGACTATAGGAGGAataggagcagggacaggagtagCCTCCTTGAtaaatcagcagaaagaaatgaagacattgCAAATGTCAGTAGATGAGGATTTAGGAAGAATTGAGCAAGCCATCGATGGGTTAGTAAAGTCAGTAAGATCTTTATCTGAAGTAGTGTTACAAAATCGCAGGGCTCTAGATCTTTTGTTCTTGCAACAAGGTGGCCTGTGTGTAGCCCTAAAAGAAGAATGTTGCGCATATGCTGACCACATGGGAGTAGTAATAGATACCATGACAGAATTAAGAAACCGACTAGAGCAAAGGAAGCGAGAAAGAGAGGCAAACCAAAACTGGTATGAATCTTGGTTTGATTATTCCCCTTGGCTGACTACCCTGCTATCCACGATTGCGGGACCACTGATTTTATTGATACTTGGATTAACCTTTGgaccatgtatttttaataaattgataaCAATTGTGAAGGGACACTTAGAAGCAGCACATTTAATGCTTATTAGAGCAAAATATGAATCGCTACCTAAAGActcagaagatgagaaattagAATGGGCCAGACAGGAATTAGAAAGattcaatgaacaaatttag